The Setaria italica strain Yugu1 chromosome IX, Setaria_italica_v2.0, whole genome shotgun sequence genome has a window encoding:
- the LOC101761369 gene encoding sulfate transporter 3.1, translating into MGGGGGAEANGGGAARVPVPPARPFLDTFRGNLKETFFPDDPFRSVVRERGAARRTLAALRYFFPFLEWAPAYTVGAFKSDLIAGITIASLAIPQGISYAKLANLPPILGLYSSFVPPLVYALMGSSKDLAVGTVAVASLLIGSMLSSQVSPTDNPALYMHLAFTATFFAGVFQASLGLLRLGFIVDLLSHATIIGFMGGAATVVILQQLKGMLGLDRFTTATDIISVMESVFSQTHQWRWESVVLGSGFLFFLLVTRFISKRRPKLFWIAAAAPLTSVILGSVLVYLTHAENHGIQVIGHLKKGLNPPSVTSLQFSPPYMMLALKTGIITGVIALAEGIAVGRSFAMFKNYNIDGNKEMTAIGTMNIVGSLTSCYLTTGPFSRSAVNYNAGCKTAMSNVIMSLAVMLTLLFLTPLFHYTPLVVLSAIIMSAMLGLIDYQGAIHLWHVDKVDFCVCLGAYLGVVFGSVEIGLVVAVSISILRVLLFVARPKTTVLGNMPNSMIYRRMDQYTEAQAVPGVLVLRIDAPIYFTNASYLRERILRWINEEEERAKGEGEMGVQYVVLDMGAVGSIDTSGTSMLDELKKTLERRGMQIVLANPGSEMMKKLYSSKVLELIGHEWIFPTVGEAVSSCDYVLHSHKPGAVMDSAAAHGNMV; encoded by the exons atgggcggcggcggcggcgcggaggcgaaCGGCGGAGGTGCGGCCCGGGTGCCggtgccgccggcgcggccattCCTGGACACGTTCCGGGGGAACCTGAAGGAGACCTTCTTCCCGGACGACCCGTTCCGGTCGGTGGTGCGGGAGCGCGGGGCCGCGCGGCGGACGCTGGCGGCGCTGCGCTACTTCTTCCCGTTCCTCGAGTGGGCGCCGGCCTACACGGTGGGGGCCTTCAAGTCCGACCTCATCGCCGGCATCACCATCGCCAGCCTCGCCATCCCGCAGGGCATCAGCTACGCCAAGCTTGCCAACCTCCCGCCCATCCTCGGACTCT actCGAGCTTCGTGCCGCCGCTGGTGTACGCGCTGATGGGGAGCTCCAAGGACCTGGCCGTGGgcacggtggcggtggcgtcgCTGCTCATCGGCTCCATGCTCAGCAGCCAGGTGTCGCCGACCGATAACCCGGCGCTGTACATGCACCTCGCCTTCACCGCCACCTTCTTCGCCGGCGTCTTCCAGGCCTCGCTCGGCCTCCTCAG GTTGGGCTTCATCGTGGACTTGCTGTCGCACGCGACGATCATCGGGTtcatgggcggcgcggcgacggtgGTCATCCTGCAGCAGCTCAAGGGCATGCTGGGCCTCGACCGCTTCACCACCGCCACCGACATCATCTCCGTCATGGAGTCCGTCTTCTCCCAGACGCACCAG TGGCGGTGGGAAAGCGTCGTGCTCGGCAGtggcttcctcttcttcctcctcgtcacccGCTTCATC AGCAAGAGGCGGCCGAAACTATTCTGGatagccgcggcggcgccgctgacGTCGGTCATCCTTGGGAGTGTTCTGGTGTACCTCACTCATGCTGAAAACCATGGCATCCAAGTG ATCGGTCACCTGAAGAAGGGTCTGAACCCACCGTCAGTGACAAGCCTGCAATTCTCCCCACCCTACATGATGCTTGCGCTGAAGACCGGGATCATCACCGGCGTCATTGCCCTCGCT GAAGGCATCGCCGTTGGGAGGAGTTTCGCCATGTTCAAGAACTACAACATCGACGGCAACAAGGAGATGACCGCCATCGGAACGATGAATATCGTCGGGTCATTGACATCCTGCTACCTCACTACCG GCCCGTTCTCGCGGTCCGCCGTGAACTACAACGCCGGGTGCAAGACGGCGATGTCGAACGTGATCATGTCGCTGGCGGTGATGCTGACGCTGCTGTTCCTGACGCCGCTGTTCCACTACACCCCGCTGGTGGTGCTGTCGGCGATCATCATGTCGGCGATGCTGGGGCTGATCGACTACCAGGGCGCCATCCACCTGTGGCATGTCGACAAGGTGGACTTCTGCGTCTGCCTCGGCGCCTACCTCGGCGTCGTCTTCGGCAGCGTCGAGATcggcctcgtcgtcgccgtctccatctccatcctccGGGTGCTGCTGTTCGTCGCGAGGCCGAAGACGACGGTGCTCGGCAACATGCCCAACTCCATGATCTACCGGAGGATGGACCAGTACACCGAAGCGCAGGCGGTGCCCGGCGTGCTCGTGCTGCGGATCGACGCGCCCATCTACTTCACCAACGCGAGCTACCTCCGAGAGAG GATCTTGCGTTGGATcaatgaggaggaggagcgcgccaAGGGTGAGGGCGAGATGGGCGTGCAGTACGTCGTCCTTGACATGGGTG CCGTCGGTAGCATCGACACGAGCGGGACGAGCATGCTGGATGAACTCAAGAAGACCTTGGAGCGAAGGGGCATGCAG ATCGTGCTGGCGAACCCTGGCAGCGAGATGATGAAGAAGCTGTACAGCTCCAAGGTGCTGGAGCTGATCGGCCACGAGTGGATCTTCCCGACGG
- the LOC101760963 gene encoding 4-alpha-glucanotransferase DPE2 has protein sequence MASSGPTSGKKSLNKVTLLFKLPYYTQWGQSLLIAGSEPALGSWNVKQGLSLSPVHQDNELFWCGRVSVAAGFTSEYKYYLVDDNKNVLRWEAGEKRKLVLPEGVQDGDVIEIRDWWQDASDALFLRSAFKNVIFNDTEGVKKELQSVSLNKSLDSEDIVVQFVISCPRLVSGSTVVVTGSNPQLGRWQAQDGLKLSYVGDSIWKANCVLRKSEFPVKYKYCQISQAGNPSLELGPNREVDIDLSSPKQSRYVVLSDGALRDAPWRGAGVAVPVFSIRSDEDLGVGEFLDLKLLVDWAVNSGFHLVQLLPINDTSVHGMWWDSYPYSSLSVFALHPLYLRVQALSDSIPADVKEEIQQAKKHLDKKDVDYEATLSTKMSIAKKIFNLEKDKVLNSSSFKQFLSENEEWLKPYAAFCFLRDFFETSDHSQWGRFSEFSKEKLEKLISEGTLHHDVIRFHYYVQYHLYMQLSEAAAYARKKKVILKGDLPIGVDRNSVDTWVYPTLFRMNTATGAPPDYFDKNGQNWGFPTYNWEEMSKDNYGWWRARLTQMAKYFTAYRIDHILGFFRIWELPDHAATGLVGKFRPSIPLSQEELLSEGLWDFDRMSRPYIRQEFLEEKFGSFWTVIAANFLTEYQKQCYEFKEDCNTEKKIIAKIKTSPEKSLWLEKEDSIRRGLFDFIQNIVLIRDPEDPTKFYPRFNLEDTSSFRDLDEHSKNVLRRLYYDYYFARQENLWRQNALKTLPVLLNSSDMLACGEDLGLIPACVHPVMQELGLIGLRIQRMPSEPNLEFGIPSQYSYMTVCAPSCHDCSTLRAWWEEDEERRSRFYKTVVGSDEEPPSRCTPEVVHFIVQQHFDAPSMWAIFPLQDLLALKDKYTTRPAPEETINDPTNPKHYWRFRVHVTLESLLDDKDIQATIKDLVTSSGRSFPGKVGGADESGEKLSKVQLNGKA, from the exons ATGGCGAGCTCGGGGCCAACGTCTGGAAAGAAATCTCTAAATAAGGTGACTTTGCTGTTCAAATTACCATATTACACACAATGGGGGCAGAGCCTTCTGATTGCTGGCTCGGAACCGGCACTGGGATCGTGGAATGTCAAGCAAGGACTGTCTCTGAGTCCAGTTCATCAGGATAATGAGCTATTCTGGTGTGGAAGAGTGTCTGTTGCTGCTGGCTTCACCTCTGAGTACAAATACTATCTAGTGGATGACAACAAGAATGTCTTGAGATGGGAGGCTGGGGAGAAAAGGAAACTAGTCCTGCCAGAGGGCGTTCAGGATGGAGATGTAATTGAAATCCGTGACTGGTGGCAG GATGCTTCTGATGCTCTTTTCCTTAGAAGCGCATTCAAGAATGTCATTTTCAATGATACTGAAGGTGTTAAAAAAGAATTGCAGTCGGTGTCCCTCAACAAAAGTTTGGATTCTGAAG ATATCGTTGTCCAGTTCGTAATTAGCTGTCCTCGACTTGTATCTGGCTCTACT GTCGTCGTCACTGGAAGTAATCCTCAATTAGGAAGATGGCAAGCTCAAGATGGTCTCAAGCTGAGCTATGTTGGAGATTCCATATGGAAAGCAAACTGTGTTTTGAGGAAGTCTGAGTTCCCTGTAAA ATACAAATATTGTCAAATCAGTCAAGCAGGAAACCCTTCATTGGAGCTAGGTCCAAACAGGGAGGTTGATATTGATTTATCATCGCCCAAGCAATCCAGATATGTCGTGTTATCAGATGGTGCCCTCAGG GATGCACCATGGAGGGGTGCAGGTGTTGCCGTACCTGTGTTTTCAATCAGATCAGATGAGGACCTTGGTGTTGGAGAATTTCTAGATCTTAAACTCCTTGTTGACTGGGCAGTCAATTCAGGCTTCCATCTTGTCCAGCTCCTTCCGATCAATGATACTTCAGTCCATGGGATGTGGTGGGATTCGTATCCATACAG CTCGCTCTCTGTGTTTGCGTTGCACCCCTTGTACCTAAGAGTACAAGCACTTTCAGATTCAATTCCAGCGGATGTTAAG GAAGAAATTCAGCAGGCAAAGAAGCATTTGGACAAAAAG GACGTTGACTATGAGGCAACGCTGTCTACAAAAATGTCGATTGCTAAGAAAATATTCAATTTAGAAAAGGACAAAGTGCTAAACTCCAGTTCTTTCAAGCAGTTCTTATCTGAAAACGAG GAATGGTTGAAACCATATGCGGCATTTTGCTTTTTGCGGGACTTTTTTGAGACATCTGATCACAGCCAATGGGGTCGGTTTTCTGAGTTTTCCAAGGAGAAG CTTGAGAAGCTTATTTCTGAAGGTACTCTGCACCACGACGTTATACGTTTTCATTACTATGTTCAGTACCATCTATATATGCAA TTATCAGAGGCAGCTGCATAtgcaagaaagaaaaaggttaTCCTGAAAGGTGATTTACCTATCGGCGTTGATAGGAATAGTGTGGATACTTGGGTATACCCGACTTTGTTCCGCATGAATACTGCTACCGGAGCACCTCCTGATTATTTTGACAAGAATGGACAAAATTGGGGTTTCCCTACATATAACTGGGAGGAGATGTCAAAGGATAATTATGGGTGGTGGCGAGCTCGTCTGACACAG ATGGCAAAGTACTTCACAGCATACAGGATAGACCACATATTGGGTTTCTTTAGGATATGGGAGCTTCCAGATCATGCTGCAACAGGTTTAGTTGGGAAATTTAGACCTTCGATTCCTCTTAGTCAG GAGGAGCTTCTAAGTGAAGGCCTATGGGATTTTGATCGAATGAGCCGACCATACATTCGACAGGAATTTCTGGAG GAGAAGTTTGGATCCTTTTGGACAGTCATTGCAGCCAACTTTCTAACTGAGTATCAGAAGCAGTGTTATGAG TTTAAAGAAGATTGCAACACAGAGAAAAAGATTATTGCGAAGATTAAAACAAGTCCTGAAAAGTCACTATGGTTAGAGAAAGAAGACAGTATCCGCCGTGGTCTTTTTGATTTTATACAG AATATTGTCCTTATCAGAGATCCAGAGGACCCCACAAAATTTTATCCCCGTTTCAACCTGGAAGATACTTCAAGTTTTAGGGACCTAGATGAACACAG CAAAAATGTCCTCAGAAGACTGTACTATGACTATTATTTTGCTCGCCAAGAAAATCTCTGGCGTCAAAATGCACTGAAGACTCTGCCTGTCCTGTTGAATTCTTCGGATATGTTGGCGTGTGGAGAAGACCTTGGTCTTATCCCTGCTTGTGTTCACCCT GTTATGCAAGAACTTGGGTTGATTGGATTGCGTATCCAAAGAATGCCCAGTGAACCAAACTTGGAATTTGGTATTCCTTCTCAGTACAGCTATATGACG GTTTGTGCTCCCTCATGTCATGATTGCTCTACTTTACGTGCTTGgtgggaagaagatgaagaaagaagaagtcGTTTCTACAAAACTGTAGTTGGCAGCGATGAAGAACCCCCATCTCGCTGCACCCCAGAAGTAGTGCATTTTATTGTTCAGCAGCATTTTGATGCTCCATCAATGTGGGCAATCTTTCCACTTCAG GACCTTCTCGCACT